The proteins below come from a single Vidua chalybeata isolate OUT-0048 chromosome 1, bVidCha1 merged haplotype, whole genome shotgun sequence genomic window:
- the LOC128787183 gene encoding uncharacterized protein LOC128787183, giving the protein MRKNLTVRVTEHWNRLSREGVEPPSLEKFKNRAAQRPQPPLRPRTGGGGPGRPRCPERGPGTAHTAPREAAAGRGVRRGRKRSPRLPLPAPGRAEPHHRRCPPAPRPFASLPFPFPGTAAAVRRSGGSNGGGAASRGARAAAASTEVPPEPDVPPLLSATSARDRANSKEEVAREEGWIPRGSLFQKTLTPGFRISREEVTAFSAWKMDEEEEDGSGKACEIVPRLTDVIGVAQKCLDCCAECVPVQMPQDLPVGNQEGAGCWCISSILARL; this is encoded by the exons atgaggaagaacttaaCTGTGCGGGTGAccgagcactggaacagactgtccAGAGAGGGAGTGGAGCCTCCCTCACTGGAGAAATTCAAGAACC GAGCCGCTCAGCGCCCACAGCCCCCGCTGCGACCCCGCACCGGCGGAGGCGGCCCCGGCCGCCCGCGCTGCCCTGAGCGCGGCCCGGGCACGGCACACACCGCACCACGAGAGGCCGCCGCGGGAAGAGGggtgaggagggggaggaaaagaagcCCGAGGTTACCTCTCCcggcgccgggccgggctgaGCCGCACCAccgccgctgcccgcccgcgccgcgccccttcgcttcccttccctttccttttccgGGTACGGCGGCCGCCGTGCGCCGCTCCGGCGGCTCCAATGGAGGCGGGGCCGCCTCACGTGGGGCCCGAGCGGCCGCGGCCTCGACGGAGGTGCCCCCGGAGCCTGATGTCCCACCGCTCCTGTCCGCGACCAGCGCCCGGGACAGAGCAAATAGCAAGGAGGAGGTGGCCCGGGAGGAAGGTTGGATCCCGAGAGGCTCCCTGTTTCAGAAAACACTGACGCCTGGATTTAGGATTTCGCGGGAG gagGTGACAGCCttttcagcatggaaaatggatgaggaagaagaggatggAAGTGGAAAAGCTTGTGAAATAGTACCACGTTTAACTGATGTGATTGGTGTTGCCCAAAAATGTCTTGATTGCTGTGCTGAGTGTGTGCCAGTGCAAATGCCTCAAGACTTACCAGTTGGGAATCAGGAAGGAGCTGGCTGTTGGTGCATTTCCAGTATCTTAGCAAGGCTTTAG